In Vigna angularis cultivar LongXiaoDou No.4 chromosome 8, ASM1680809v1, whole genome shotgun sequence, the DNA window atgaatgattttaaatttacatgTAAATTAtgtctattttattaaaaaatttattttattgcattttaagGAGTATTTTAACTacttttaatgttgttttatgtCTTATTAGTGTAATAATTCATGGGAATAATTTACATAGTTTTAAagatctttaaatattttaatatgatagtTAAAgataaattgtatataattgACTTAGATGGTGGGTGAGATCACTCATTAAATCTGTTTATatgaaacaaaaatgatttaatttcaCATTGGGTGAACCTATAAAAAGATTGAGTTAAGGAGTAAAATATGCTTTGTCATccttataaatttattgaaggatttcaaattcattaataacatatatgataaaatatattattcgacatttaaaaaaaattgtagtacTTTTTaggttttcaaaattataaaagtattattttttatctttcaaaaaaatttagtattttttagattttcaaaagtatatatgtattatCGTTGTTAATAGAAATGAAGCCCAACAATGATTTCAGTATTTAACTTATTATCAGCATAAAAAAATTGACtatattaaatgaaaagttaggtaaagtaaataattaattatgataaaaagataatagaatatattaaatggataattaattacattaagtttataaatatataatcaatcagtaaagtaaataattatgttaaagaaaataattaattaaatattaaaggtTGGTTCTATCAATAAaataacacatttaaaaatatgaaaaatatgaaatactaaaatttaaaaagaaaactaaaatcaaacatgtttaaatttataacaatgAATTTCAATTATAGCAATTGCAACaacacatttataattttagagaATCTAAGggttttagaaaagaaaagaaacacttATAATTTTCTATGAAACATTTTACCCTAAATTAATTgtatagatattaaattaatatgagTGAATAAAAGCTTATACATGTGTGATCCTATTTTTACACTCAAATATCCAATTTCATATCTAGTTTCCATCCATGGAATTAACAATATTCTATGCTATGCAACTATTTCTTTCACTGAGATACAAAGCAATGACTTTAATAAAAGGTTCCTGAATAACATAATCCATTCCAGTTCAAAATAGGAGTTAAGATTTACATGATAATAAGGATAGACCCTACATAGATTACAAGCATCAGATCAAAcgcttatatattattgtaacaTTGGCAACACCACAAGGTTATGGTTTTTTCCTAAGAGCTAGTGCCAGAAGATAGCAGAGAGCCGAATCAACAGATGATAATGCAACAATAAGCAACGCAACCAAGATAAGAGTCAGAATCGCTGTCCTCAGCTGCAAAGGATTAATATAAGCATGTAATCATTCAATACATTTCACacattataaaatgaaatagaaacaTATGGATGCAGTGTGGAAGCACTGTGGAGAAACCGCAAATAATGCACTAATTGGCGTACCGTACTGCTAAAACTTGGCCACTCCACGTATTTCAGCTGGCTAGGTTGTTCagccaaaaatacaaataaatattttagccCCCTGGAAACAATGAGATAGTTACTAGCAAATACCGTTGTATGTTTTCAATAACATTCAAAGGTGAATTCTACTGGTctttatattactaaataattaatcatgtttattataatttgttatgtttttgttattacTAATGTTTAGTTTGTTacatataaatgattttcttcaTCCTTACAACTACAGTCTTTGCCTTTCCTGTAATCATTATCATGGAATCAATGAAACATTTATTCTGAGactttaattaaagtaaaaatagttTCAGTTCATGCAGGCAAAGACAGTATTTCATTACGTTTATGCAGTTTAATGacaggttaaagtctaacaaaTACCATATGACATCTTTGATCAATGATAGCAAAAAGGGCTCTTCAGGCAAGCCATCATCATAGCTTATATGATGATCATTCCTTGCAGCATGGATAAAAAATTTGTTGCAACTATGGTTTGCATGTTTTTCACTCCGTTGTATGCTAAAAGTCTGCAAACAGAAAAGCATGTAACCTAAAACGATAGTTACCACTAGAAACACATGCACAAACACATACATTGAAGGAGATTTAAACTGAGTAATAATAACCGTTTGGGGTGTTAGAGAAACATCTCTGTGACAAGCAACTCTGGATGGAAACTTTGATGGCAAAAAAGGAGCACCTCGGTGAAAGAAAACTGCAATATATCAAGAAATATAGAGCTAAACAGGGAATAAAAAAAGTACGAGTTAGAAGAAACCGATGTAGCCAGAAAAAACCTGAATAGTTTGGTGGCAACGTGGAAAGAAACACCATTTTGAGAATCAATATTTCCTAAACAATCGTGACCAATCCGAAGAGGAGAAACCTGAGGAAACCAACTTGGTTATTAAAGGTTTATACATCGCACTTCATCTCAGTgtcaatatatttttgtcttcGTGTTTCTTGTGTTATAAGCAAGAACCTTGACAGTTGAAAGAGTTTCTCAAAACCATCATACTGCTGTCTCCGCTAAGTGTTTCTATTCACCAAAtagatttgaaatttaaataacttgTGGTTGTAAGCATTACATGAATGATATAAGAAGATTGTACAAGTCTACAAAAAACTCTCTATGCAATAAGAAACCAAGATCTGTTAATCTACAATAATCATTTCAAACATCATCATCCAAGCTCAGTCAATTACACTGAATGATACAAGGCAAATCAACCAAAGCATTTTATATCATTTAGCAGTTTCAAAGAGTAATGGAGAAAATCATCCAGAATTTCCTTCTATCACAGTTTCACTTATCCACTAAAATGGAACCTTTCAGGATAATGTCAAAAAGAGTTGGTTGCAatctaatttttgtattttgtgttaTCAAGTTTCAAGTCAGCCTCGGTAAATTACTTGGACTCacttttttattagtaaaacAGCATAAGATTTCATCAAATACCCTATTGCTACTTATTGCCATAGATAACAATGAGCATCAGACACGAGACAATTTGACTAATTTCAGTTAATGTTCAGCAAACACAActacatttaatataaaataattattatcttgCTTGAATATTGAAAATCCTACAAGTTAGTTTCTGTTTTTTCTTACACTCTATCATGTGGCCTTAGCAACTTGGACTCAGTCCAGTTATAGCATCTAATTAGCAGCAACCTTTGAGAAAAAAGGTGGTTGTCATATTGTCAAATACCCAAAACTATAAGATGAATGAAGTTGAATAAACCCAGGAGAAAACAACCTTGGCGGCTTTTTGAATGCACCAGCATTTGGATCCAACCTACAAGTATCTGAGCAGAGAAACAAATTCTAGAAAGGCGgtcttcacttttttttctgcTTTTGTTACTTACATACGGTTTCTTTTCGGCCTTACTTCCTATTAGAATGATGATCATAAGAAAGTCCCCTTTTCTCTATCTTATCTCTTTTCTTGTCAATTTTATCAACCCTTAACTGCTTCCTATAAAGAAACTCACATCAATaaaatagagagaaagaaaTGGAGCAAAGATAGAAGGGGAAGAGTCAAAAATAAAAGGCCTTCCTGGCTACTTCAGTAAACAATCGGTGGTCACATCATACATTTATTAGATATGGTAGTGAATTACTTTGGTGAATAGAGCttgtatatataacttttttttaggAAACCGAACACCCTTTGTTGGAGTAGCAGGACATAGAAATTGTGCTCTACATATCTCTTTACCGCCTTCTTTTCTTACAATATTCTTCCTGCCATTCTTGAAACTTTGATTGTAACAACCACAATTCAAAAGTTTATTATCAAACGCGGACAACAATATACCAGGGATGTTGAGAATGGAGGCCGACGATGAGGAAAGTGGCATAGACAACAGTAATAGGTGCCCATGATGAGATGGTCACGACAGAAACCAGAAAAAAGATCAATTATAGGCATTTATTAGAGAAGAGAAGGCTACCAACCTACTACCTTAACCTCCCTTCTAATTACCAACTTCTACCACCTGTCAACATTAGTTAATTTCtattttgctgataaaaaaaattagttactTTCTACCCGAATGCACTTAAGACCCAATGGATCCATAGTCAACAAAGTGGGCAATTTTTCAGATGGCCATCTTTAGCTGTTATATGTCATTATTTTCACTATTTAGACAGGATAGTTAACAATGGCATTAGAATTTCTCAACCACTTTTTTTGCACatcatttattttgtaaaaggaaaaagaggaaTTGATGAATAATTAACAAAGTCTGATTTCTCTCTTTAATGAGCAACAACAAGAAATGCAGCACATGTTATTTGGAATCTAGTTTATGACGAAATAACATGggatttataaaaatttgaaataaccCAGCAGAAAAAAATCTGAGTCAAGAATATAAAACCCGTATTCTAGGAAGCAAGGAAGAATACAAATATATTACCGAAACATATAGAGATTCAAGATTGATAAAACCAGAATACATTGTAATTcaattctctttttttctcattcaatCACCCTTTTATAAACAACTCTCACTCGCAAGTGTATTTAGTTACAACGATTATCATAATAATACTACACTCAAGGCTTCGTGTGTCACTAAAAACACGGAGGATGCATTAGCTATAAAGTGTCAAACATACTTGagaatcatcatcaagcattcaTACTCGTAATGACTACAACTCTACGTTCAGACCTTTTATCAGACAAGTTATGAGCAGAAACTATTCGCAGAAGGTTGAGTCAAGGATTATCCACGAGATGAAACACAAATCTAATACGGAAAGAATGGTGGCGGAAAATACCTGACGGTGGCCGGGTAACGTCTTCGGTGAACGACGATGGTGAAACTTGTTCTACCACTTGTGTTCCGCGTTTCACTAGCTACAGTTTGGTGAaacttgttttaaaattttgatgtgcATACTACTGAGAAGTGACTTCCAATGTGGGTATgggttatatttaaattataagttattttgtttcctaatttttttttggctgattttttcttaattttaactattcatgattttagtttttttatattttacataattttaattcttaattttaagttatccgtaatttagttatatttcaaatttaaaaatagtaaatgacAACTGATAGtaactctttttaattttcactcTTTTGTTTAAAGTAGAAAGAACTATCCATGgtgaaaaactaaaacaaagttAAGTATAATTGAAAGTTAAAGATTGAAATAGTGTATAAAAGTGCAAAAGCCAAAATGGCAGAATTAACAAAACATAGGTatgaaattgtaattaagtataaatgataataaactTCAATAGTAATTGATTAGGAAAGTAACGATTAAAATTTTggacattttatattttattcttttaaacaaaGTTTATTAGTAAATATAACCAATAATATGTCAATCTATGTAGGGTCTATCCTTATCACCATGTAAATCTTAACTCCTATTTAACTTGAAGGGATATTCAGGAACCTCTTATTAAAGCCATTGCTTTGCATCTCAGTGAAAAAAATAGTTGCATAGCATAGAATCTTGTTAATTGCAAGGATGAAACT includes these proteins:
- the LOC108345148 gene encoding uncharacterized protein LOC108345148 — encoded protein: MVFLSTLPPNYSVFFHRGAPFLPSKFPSRVACHRDVSLTPQTTFSIQRSEKHANHSCNKFFIHAARNDHHISYDDGLPEEPFLLSLIKDVIWGLKYLFVFLAEQPSQLKYVEWPSFSSTLRTAILTLILVALLIVALSSVDSALCYLLALALRKKP